The following are encoded together in the Meriones unguiculatus strain TT.TT164.6M chromosome 16, Bangor_MerUng_6.1, whole genome shotgun sequence genome:
- the Zbtb9 gene encoding zinc finger and BTB domain-containing protein 9, whose protein sequence is MDASTPLPPASPSPRCNPAPRTIHIEFPHHSSSLLESLNRHRLEGKFCDVSVLVQGRELRAHKAVLAAASPYFHDKLLLGDAPRLTLPSVIEADAFEGLLQLIYSGRLRLPLDALPAHLLVASGLQMWQVVDQCSEILRELETAGGVSAGGGASYHTLLSTTSSGGWCIRSSPFQNPARSSASAESPLGGDGSELEEVLQIQVKEEEEEQGSAAPLFPTPQAQSVSEGFPQACGSHPLPTSALPSRPPEEESPTVEAPAPPVRASQIIYVNQETLDSKEVTSGGGTPAGGAKEKAKVLPGGDSEGNGELRYLLSSGGGETLGAGDASWKPVDLHGNEILSGGGGPGGTGQAVHGPVKLGGTPPADGKCFGCLCGKRFAVKPKRDRHIMLTFSLRPFGCGICNKRFKLKHHLTEHMKTHARALHACPHCGRRFRVHAFYLRHRDLCKGQGWATAHWTYK, encoded by the coding sequence ATGGATGCTTCGACTCCTTTACCTCCCGCATCCCCTTCCCCGAGGTGCAACCCGGCCCCACGCACAATCCACATTGAGTTCCCTCATCATAGCTCTTCGCTGCTGGAGTCCCTGAACCGCCACAGGCTGGAGGGGAAGTTCTGTGATGTGTCCGTCCTGGTTCAGGGCAGGGAGCTCAGGGCTCACAAAGCAGTGTTGGCCGCCGCTTCTCCTTACTTCCATGACAAGCTGCTTTTGGGGGATGCGCCCCGACTCACTTTGCCGAGCGTCATTGAGGCAGACGCCTTCGAGGGACTGCTTCAGCTCATTTATTCGGGGCGTCTCCGCCTGCCACTGGATGCTCTCCCTGCCCATCTCCTAGTAGCCAGTGGCCTTCAGATGTGGCAGGTAGTAGATCAGTGCTCTGAGATTCTTCGAGAACTAGAAACGGCCGGTGGTGTTTCGGCCGGTGGTGGAGCCTCCTACCACACACTGCTTTCCACAACCTCTTCCGGAGGCTGGTGCATTCGCTCTTCCCCTTTCCAGAACCCAGCGAGGTCCTCTGCTTCTGCTGAGAGCCCCCTCGGAGGGGACGGGAGTGAACTGGAAGAAGTGTTACAGATTCaggtgaaagaggaggaggaggagcagggctCAGCGGCCCCGCTCTTTCCGACTCCTCAAGCCCAGAGTGTATCAGAAGGGTTTCCCCAAGCTTGTGGGTCCCACCCACTGCCTACATCTGCTCTCCCCAGCAGGCCTCCAGAGGAGGAGAGTCCAACAGTTGAGGCTCCTGCCCCTCCTGTTCGAGCTTCCCAAATCATATATGTTAATCAGGAGACCCTGGACTCTAAGGAGGTGACCTCAGGAGGTGGGACTCCAGCTGGAGGAGCAAAGGAGAAGGCCAAAGTTCTGCCAGGAGGGGACTCGGAGGGAAACGGGGAGCTAAGGTACTTGCTGTCCTCTGGAGGAGGGGAAACGTTGGGGGCAGGAGATGCATCCTGGAAACCGGTGGACCTTCATGGGAATGAAATCCTGTCTGGGGGTGGAGGACCGGGAGGAACAGGGCAGGCTGTGCATGGGCCTGTGAAGCTAGGAGGGACACCGCCTGCAGATGGAAAATGCTTCGGTTGCTTGTGTGGAAAACGGTTTGCAGTGAAGCCAAAACGAGACCGGCACATCATGCTGACCTTCAGCCTTCGCCCCTTTGGATGTGGTATCTGTAATAAACGCTTCAAGTTGAAGCACCATCTGACGGAACACATGAAAACCCATGCTAGagctctgcatgcatgtccccaTTGTGGCCGCCGGTTCCGTGTCCATGCCTTCTACCTTCGCCATCGTGACTTATGCAAGGGACAGGGCTGGGCCACTGCCCACTGGACTTACAAATGA